One region of Triticum aestivum cultivar Chinese Spring chromosome 6B, IWGSC CS RefSeq v2.1, whole genome shotgun sequence genomic DNA includes:
- the LOC123137391 gene encoding uncharacterized protein — MADGSSAMATSFVNVPIDDGLLIKNLPPLSPIHVTISKQFILERAIETIGGTLHPFTFTGTSSDDVDVSLSIDLPPHSKSMSSTRKEFHAPHIESTCVAALAYLQKTGIVTIDDANFAELKICKRKLQAVEFWSSTLYDKANALGNQLSLLTAAKQKPQPEDKQGAAVLPPNHHNTPQTSQKVLSEHATGRETTSTPVTETNNRFVRGSPYEVHRQAGWITAPISMLSNNDSLVDNVYYVPALITFSYVFSLLVLNLMSNGYLLWSCKRTKFDSAL, encoded by the exons ATGGCTGATGGATCCTCCGCAATGGCAACCTCGTTCGTGAACGTCCCGATAGATGATGGGCTGCTGATCAAGAACCTTCCTCCG CTGTCTCCAATCCACGTCACCATCAGCAAGCAATTCATTCTTGAACGAGCAATTGAAACAATTGGTGGCACACTCCATCCATTCACTTTTACCGGTACAAGCAGCGATGATGTCGACGTCTCTCTCTCCATTGACCTACCTCCCCACAGCAAAAGCATGTCAAGCACAAGAAAGGAATTCCATGCCCCACACATCGAATCTACATGTGTTGCTGCCCTCGCGTACCTACAGAAAACAGGTATAGTCACAATCGATGATGCAAACTTTGCAGAGCTGAAAATATGCAAAAGGAAACTTCAGGCTGTGGAGTTCTGGTCCTCGACTCTCTATGATAAGGCCAATGCCCTGGGCAACCAGCTCTCTTTACTGACTGCCGCCAAGCAGAAACCCCAGCCTGAGGATAAACAAGGAGCTGCTGTGTTGCCTCCTAACCATCATAATACTCCACAGACCAGCCAGAAAGTGCTTTCCGAG CATGCCACTGGAAGGGAAACCACATCAACCCCTGTCACAGAAACAAACAATAG GTTCGTGCGAGGTAGTCCCTATGAAGTACATCGACAAGCTGGATGGATTACGGCGCCTATTAGTATGCTTAGTAATAATGACTCCTTAGTTGACAATGTTTATTATGTTCCTGCCCTTATTACCTTCTCTTATGTGTTCTCGCTTTTGGTATTGAACCTGATGTCAAATGGCTATCTTTTGTGGTCATGTAAACGCACCAAGTTTGATTCTGCCTTATAA